The following are from one region of the Erwinia billingiae Eb661 genome:
- the lrp gene encoding leucine-responsive transcriptional regulator Lrp: protein MVDNKKRPGKDLDRIDRNILNELQKNGRISNVDLSKSVGLSPTPCLERVRRLERQGFILGYTAQLNPHYLDASLLVFVEITLNRGAPDVFEQFNAAVQKLEETQECHLVSGDFDYLLKTRVPDMSAYRKLLGETLLRLPGVNDTRTYVVMEEVKQSNRLVIKTR, encoded by the coding sequence ATGGTAGACAATAAAAAACGACCTGGTAAAGATCTGGACAGGATCGACCGCAACATCCTTAACGAACTGCAAAAGAATGGTCGAATTTCTAACGTCGATCTTTCCAAGAGTGTGGGTTTATCCCCGACACCCTGCCTTGAACGTGTCCGTCGCCTCGAGCGCCAGGGATTCATCCTGGGTTATACCGCGCAGCTGAATCCACACTATCTGGACGCGTCACTGCTGGTATTCGTTGAGATTACTCTGAATCGTGGTGCACCGGATGTGTTTGAGCAATTTAACGCCGCCGTGCAAAAACTTGAGGAAACTCAAGAGTGTCATCTTGTTTCAGGCGATTTTGACTATCTGCTGAAAACCCGTGTTCCTGATATGTCGGCTTACCGTAAATTGCTGGGCGAGACCCTGCTACGTCTGCCGGGCGTGAACGATACGCGGACCTATGTCGTCATGGAAGAAGTGAAACAAAGTAACCGCTTAGTCATTAAAACGCGGTAA